A genomic segment from Treponema sp. Marseille-Q3903 encodes:
- a CDS encoding RHS repeat-associated core domain-containing protein: MSGAKDLGYLGKQFDKATGLYNYGYRDYSPAVSRFTTVDPIRDGANWFVYCDGDSVNFVDLRGYEAVSLTAVIVVGATVVTTALLLQLPKMSLIKKQ; this comes from the coding sequence TTGAGTGGCGCAAAAGACTTAGGCTATCTAGGGAAGCAGTTTGACAAGGCAACAGGATTGTACAACTACGGTTACAGGGACTACAGCCCAGCTGTCTCAAGGTTCACGACAGTAGACCCCATCCGTGACGGGGCAAACTGGTTTGTGTACTGCGATGGTGATTCAGTGAACTTTGTGGATCTGCGAGGATATGAAGCAGTTTCATTGACTGCTGTTATTGTGGTCGGGGCAACAGTGGTGACTACAGCACTATTATTGCAGTTACCCAAAATGAGTCTTATCAAGAAGCAATAG